One uncultured Gellertiella sp. genomic window carries:
- the iolG gene encoding inositol 2-dehydrogenase, protein MTVRFGLLGAGRIGKVHAKAVSANGDARLVAVADAFPAAAEAIAAAYGCAVRSIEEIEAAGDIDAVVICTPTDTHADLIERFARAGKAIFCEKPVDLDAARVRACLEVVKSTKAKLMVGFNRRFDPHFAALKAAIDAGKIGTVEMVTITSRDPGAPPVDYIRRSGGIFRDMTIHDFDMARFLLGEEPVAVTAHAAVLVDKAIGDAGDFDSASLILETASGRQCMISNSRRATYGYDQRIEVHGSKGMVAAENQRAVSIEVATADGYTRPPLHDFFMTRYTEAYAAEIASFIAAIEKGAPITPDGTDGLAALLLADAALQAVKEKRQIRIG, encoded by the coding sequence ATGACGGTAAGATTTGGTCTTCTGGGTGCCGGACGGATCGGCAAGGTCCATGCCAAAGCGGTCAGCGCCAATGGCGACGCGCGGCTGGTGGCGGTTGCCGACGCCTTTCCCGCGGCTGCCGAAGCGATAGCCGCTGCCTATGGCTGCGCGGTGCGCAGCATAGAGGAGATCGAGGCGGCGGGTGACATCGATGCGGTGGTGATCTGCACCCCGACCGATACCCATGCCGACCTGATCGAGCGTTTCGCCCGCGCCGGCAAGGCGATCTTCTGCGAAAAGCCGGTGGATCTCGACGCGGCGCGGGTGCGCGCCTGCCTTGAGGTGGTGAAAAGCACCAAAGCCAAGCTGATGGTCGGCTTCAATCGCCGCTTCGACCCGCATTTTGCCGCCCTCAAGGCGGCAATCGACGCCGGCAAGATCGGCACCGTCGAGATGGTGACCATCACCTCCCGCGATCCCGGCGCTCCGCCGGTCGACTATATCAGGCGGTCCGGCGGCATCTTCCGCGACATGACCATCCATGACTTCGACATGGCCCGCTTCCTGCTTGGCGAAGAGCCGGTGGCGGTGACCGCCCATGCCGCCGTGCTGGTCGACAAGGCGATTGGCGACGCTGGCGATTTCGACAGCGCCTCGCTGATTCTGGAGACCGCATCGGGCAGGCAATGCATGATTTCCAACTCCCGCCGCGCCACCTATGGCTATGACCAGCGGATCGAGGTGCATGGTTCGAAGGGCATGGTGGCCGCCGAAAACCAGCGCGCCGTCTCCATCGAAGTCGCGACTGCCGATGGCTATACCCGCCCGCCGCTGCATGATTTCTTCATGACCCGCTACACCGAAGCCTATGCCGCCGAAATCGCGAGCTTCATCGCCGCCATCGAAAAGGGGGCACCGATCACCCCCGACGGCACCGACGGCCTCGCCGCCCTCCTCCTTGCCGATGCCGCCCTGCAGGCGGTGAAGGAAAAGCGGCAGATCCGGATCGGCTGA